In Pseudothermotoga hypogea DSM 11164 = NBRC 106472, the following are encoded in one genomic region:
- a CDS encoding FAD-dependent oxidoreductase: MVRTQLLVVGGGPAGLCGAIEASKRGVETLIVDEGVELGGQLVKQTHKFFGHEGFYASVRGFEIAKKLKDQLNEHVKIMLQTTVTGIYEDVVVLYDRQNDVTLEVQADYILLATGASERFIQFENNHLPGVYGAGAVQTLMNQFMVLPGKRFLMVGSGNIGLIVSYQLLQAGAEVAAIVEIADKVGGYDVHLRKVKRFGIPILLRHTIKKALGQERVTGAVVVQVDENFQPIEGTEKEFAVDAICIATGLVPSVELAAMANVKIEYVPELGGFVPYRDQNMRTNVEHVFIAGDLAGIEEATTAMIEGRIAGLTIAQLIKEIDLSKEIESLQKELIEFRSGPFSEKVRRGLAKFFPQRVVEYSREPQTDTGPIGKLRPVIECYENIPCNPCQTSCPTGAIEVPKNINSLPRIDYEKCTGCGICVSKCPGLAIFMVQENVEPGFDLVIVPYEMLPLPEKGERVIALDRDGKYVCEAQVIKIVRFPHKTNLVHLKVPAGFAAQVRNFRVKKRESVFVCKCEEVTLEEIEKAIDLGFTDYEELRRYLRVGMGMCGGRTCRASVLSILSRRLGKSPEELLKGHFRPPVMPTKFESILRGESNEN; this comes from the coding sequence GTGGTGAGAACACAGTTGCTCGTCGTGGGTGGTGGACCCGCGGGTCTCTGCGGAGCGATAGAGGCTTCAAAGCGTGGTGTTGAGACCCTCATCGTAGACGAGGGCGTCGAACTTGGAGGACAGCTGGTCAAACAAACACACAAGTTTTTCGGTCATGAAGGTTTCTACGCCTCGGTGAGAGGTTTCGAAATAGCCAAGAAGTTGAAGGACCAGCTGAACGAACACGTCAAGATCATGCTACAGACCACCGTGACCGGCATCTACGAAGACGTCGTGGTACTGTATGATCGGCAGAACGACGTGACCCTCGAGGTGCAGGCCGATTACATCCTGCTCGCCACGGGTGCGTCGGAGAGATTCATACAGTTTGAAAATAACCACCTTCCAGGTGTCTACGGTGCGGGTGCGGTTCAGACGCTCATGAACCAGTTCATGGTTTTGCCTGGCAAAAGGTTTCTCATGGTTGGTTCTGGGAACATAGGTTTGATCGTTTCTTACCAACTGCTGCAAGCCGGCGCAGAGGTTGCCGCGATCGTCGAGATAGCCGACAAGGTCGGAGGCTACGACGTTCATCTGCGCAAAGTGAAGAGGTTCGGCATACCTATCCTGTTGAGACACACGATCAAGAAAGCGCTCGGACAGGAGAGAGTCACTGGAGCCGTCGTCGTTCAGGTCGATGAGAACTTTCAACCCATCGAAGGAACTGAAAAAGAGTTCGCGGTGGACGCGATATGTATCGCCACGGGTCTGGTTCCCTCCGTGGAACTCGCAGCGATGGCGAATGTGAAGATCGAATACGTTCCAGAGCTTGGAGGCTTCGTTCCGTACAGGGACCAGAACATGAGGACCAACGTCGAGCACGTCTTCATCGCTGGAGATCTTGCAGGAATCGAGGAAGCAACGACGGCGATGATCGAAGGGCGGATCGCGGGTTTGACGATCGCTCAGTTGATAAAAGAAATAGATTTGTCCAAAGAGATAGAGTCACTCCAAAAAGAACTCATCGAGTTCAGATCCGGTCCTTTCTCGGAAAAGGTGCGAAGAGGTCTTGCGAAATTCTTCCCTCAAAGGGTTGTCGAGTACTCACGTGAGCCACAGACCGACACAGGTCCAATTGGAAAACTCAGACCCGTCATAGAATGCTACGAAAACATCCCGTGTAATCCCTGTCAAACCTCCTGTCCGACAGGTGCCATCGAGGTGCCGAAGAACATAAACAGCCTTCCGAGGATAGACTACGAAAAGTGCACCGGTTGTGGTATCTGTGTTTCCAAATGTCCTGGTCTTGCGATCTTCATGGTTCAGGAGAACGTTGAACCGGGTTTCGATCTCGTGATCGTTCCTTACGAGATGCTCCCGTTGCCAGAGAAAGGAGAACGAGTCATCGCACTGGACAGAGACGGAAAATATGTTTGCGAGGCACAAGTGATCAAGATCGTTCGCTTCCCGCACAAGACCAATCTGGTCCATCTCAAAGTGCCTGCAGGTTTTGCCGCACAGGTCAGAAACTTTCGTGTGAAGAAGCGAGAGAGCGTCTTCGTGTGCAAGTGCGAAGAGGTGACACTCGAAGAGATCGAAAAGGCTATAGATTTGGGATTCACAGATTACGAAGAGCTGAGACGGTATTTGCGCGTCGGTATGGGCATGTGTGGTGGCAGAACGTGCCGGGCCTCGGTCCTGTCGATTCTGTCCCGAAGGTTGGGTAAATCGCCCGAGGAACTTTTGAAGGGTCATTTCAGGCCTCCCGTGATGCCCACCAAATTCGAATCGATCCTGAGGGGTGAATCGAATGAAAACTGA
- a CDS encoding (2Fe-2S)-binding protein: MRRIFEHPILKRETARTVRFYFEGRELEALEGETVAAALIANGIDVFGETEHARPRGFFCAIGKCSSCLMVVDGEPNVRVCITPVKEGMKVQRQFGRSDVSW; the protein is encoded by the coding sequence TTGAGACGCATCTTCGAGCATCCAATTCTCAAGAGAGAAACGGCGCGTACGGTGAGGTTTTACTTCGAAGGCAGAGAACTCGAAGCTCTGGAAGGTGAAACCGTTGCGGCTGCGCTGATCGCCAATGGGATAGACGTGTTTGGTGAGACTGAGCATGCAAGACCGAGGGGCTTTTTCTGTGCGATCGGCAAATGCTCTTCGTGCTTGATGGTCGTCGACGGTGAACCCAACGTGAGGGTGTGTATCACACCAGTGAAAGAAGGCATGAAGGTTCAAAGGCAGTTCGGTCGGAGTGATGTGTCGTGGTGA
- the lpdA gene encoding dihydrolipoyl dehydrogenase, with the protein MYDALIIGAGPGGYVAAIKLAQHGKRVAVVEKSFVGGTCTNWGCIPTKALLTSAHLLRSIVEKGAELGVLAENVSFDFSKIRSHMNKVVVASRRGIEYLFKKNGVELINGEAIVESPNSVRVQDKKLEAKHLLIATGSVPTLFPPFNEVPGIWTSDDVFRMERLPESVLIVGGGVIGVELATFFSSLNVKVIVVELLDHILPNEDADAAQLVAKTLKKRGAEIYESSKVTSVQPIENGYSSIIETKEGQLEKTTEKVIVAVGRKPKISDDLKSIGLAIERGIKTDETMLTNLPNIYAVGDVRGQIMLAHVAMYEAVVAAENICGKPTKMDYSAVPSVIFSEPEVASVGVKEKDVDPSTVKVFSYPLMANGRARTMLEKEGFAKFIADAKTGKILGATIVGPYATELIMEATIAVRNGLTAEQLERTIHPHPTLSETLLGAIEGVVDRPIHL; encoded by the coding sequence ATGTACGATGCGCTGATCATCGGTGCAGGACCTGGTGGTTATGTTGCTGCAATAAAGCTCGCTCAGCATGGAAAACGCGTGGCGGTCGTTGAAAAATCGTTCGTCGGAGGCACGTGTACGAACTGGGGCTGTATTCCCACCAAGGCTTTGCTGACCTCAGCCCACTTGCTGAGAAGCATAGTCGAGAAGGGTGCTGAACTTGGAGTTCTGGCAGAGAACGTGTCCTTTGACTTTTCGAAGATTAGGAGCCACATGAACAAGGTCGTGGTGGCCTCGAGAAGGGGCATAGAGTATCTCTTCAAGAAAAATGGAGTCGAGCTGATCAACGGAGAGGCAATCGTGGAGTCTCCCAATTCCGTGAGGGTGCAGGATAAAAAGCTCGAGGCCAAGCACCTCCTGATCGCCACAGGTTCGGTGCCCACGCTCTTTCCTCCGTTCAACGAAGTTCCTGGGATCTGGACCAGCGACGATGTTTTCAGGATGGAACGTCTTCCAGAAAGTGTTCTCATAGTCGGCGGAGGGGTCATCGGAGTGGAACTCGCAACATTCTTCTCGAGCTTGAACGTGAAGGTCATCGTCGTGGAACTTTTGGACCACATACTTCCCAACGAAGATGCTGACGCAGCGCAACTCGTCGCGAAGACTCTGAAAAAAAGAGGCGCTGAGATCTACGAATCGTCTAAAGTGACGTCCGTTCAACCTATCGAGAACGGCTACAGCTCGATCATCGAGACCAAGGAAGGTCAGCTCGAGAAGACCACCGAGAAGGTCATCGTCGCCGTGGGAAGAAAGCCAAAGATCAGTGACGATCTGAAGTCCATCGGACTTGCCATAGAGAGAGGTATCAAAACGGATGAGACGATGCTCACGAACCTTCCAAACATATACGCAGTTGGCGACGTGAGGGGCCAGATCATGCTCGCTCATGTGGCAATGTACGAAGCCGTCGTGGCAGCGGAAAACATCTGTGGAAAACCAACGAAGATGGACTATTCAGCCGTACCCAGTGTTATATTCAGCGAACCGGAAGTGGCGAGCGTGGGAGTCAAGGAGAAGGACGTCGATCCTTCGACGGTCAAAGTCTTTTCGTATCCACTGATGGCCAACGGTCGTGCCAGGACCATGCTCGAAAAAGAGGGTTTTGCCAAGTTCATAGCGGATGCGAAGACGGGAAAAATACTCGGTGCGACCATAGTTGGACCCTACGCTACGGAGCTCATAATGGAAGCCACGATCGCGGTCAGAAACGGCTTAACGGCGGAACAGCTTGAGAGGACCATCCATCCGCATCCGACGCTCAGCGAAACCTTGCTCGGCGCAATCGAAGGTGTCGTCGACAGACCGATTCATCTGTGA
- the flgG gene encoding flagellar basal-body rod protein FlgG, whose product MMVSLYSAATGMWAQQYKLDTVSNNLANVDTTGYKKIRAEFQDLVYQYYKNAGTPTAQNSTIPTGIYVGHGVRLSATNRIFTIGNLEQTGNALDLAIAGDGFFQIQLQDGRIAYTRDGSFKIDSDGRVVTANGLTLVPNIVIPADAVSINVSPDGIVSAEMQDGTIENLGTITLVRFVNPAGLKAIGDNLYLQTASSGDPIEGTPNQDGFGAIQQGFLEKSNVDVVKEMVDMIIAQRAYELNARTIQTADDMLRTVSTLKR is encoded by the coding sequence ATGATGGTCTCGCTGTACTCTGCGGCAACGGGGATGTGGGCCCAGCAGTACAAACTCGATACAGTTTCTAACAACCTCGCGAACGTTGACACAACCGGTTACAAAAAGATCCGCGCCGAATTTCAAGACTTGGTCTATCAGTACTACAAGAACGCGGGAACTCCGACCGCTCAGAACTCGACGATCCCAACGGGAATCTATGTCGGACACGGCGTCAGATTGAGCGCAACGAACAGGATCTTCACCATAGGTAACCTTGAACAGACGGGCAACGCGCTCGATCTTGCAATCGCGGGAGATGGCTTTTTCCAGATTCAGCTTCAAGATGGGAGGATCGCGTACACCCGTGACGGAAGCTTCAAGATAGACAGCGATGGTAGGGTCGTCACCGCCAACGGGCTCACGCTGGTTCCGAACATCGTGATTCCTGCGGACGCCGTTTCGATAAACGTCTCTCCAGACGGCATCGTGTCGGCGGAGATGCAGGATGGGACTATCGAGAACCTTGGGACCATCACCTTGGTGCGCTTCGTCAATCCTGCGGGTTTGAAGGCCATAGGTGACAATCTGTACCTACAGACCGCTTCTTCCGGTGATCCGATCGAAGGTACGCCGAACCAAGATGGCTTCGGTGCGATCCAACAAGGTTTCCTCGAAAAATCCAACGTGGACGTCGTCAAGGAAATGGTCGACATGATCATCGCCCAGCGTGCCTACGAACTCAACGCGAGGACCATTCAGACTGCTGACGACATGCTCAGAACCGTCTCCACCTTGAAGAGATGA
- a CDS encoding flagellar hook-basal body protein has translation MVRGIYTAAMGMLVDWFKLDSTANNLANVDTVGYKKDIPTFSVYDERHVYSSLNRKVPIGNLPYSVVVDRVYLDATEGSLQYTGNPLDLAIVGNGYFSVQRNNEVLYTRAGNFKLDAEGFIVNADGFRLLDVNNEPIRFEDGFSIDAEGYVRDHAGNVVSRIAVYGFASQQNLKKVGYTLFLPTEESGPAVAVEDFRILPGYVELSNVNAVAELVKMVELQRHFEITQKIVLAEDEMLAKLFSQLATLR, from the coding sequence ATGGTAAGGGGTATCTACACGGCCGCAATGGGGATGCTTGTCGATTGGTTCAAGCTCGATTCGACGGCGAACAACCTGGCGAATGTGGACACGGTCGGTTACAAAAAAGACATTCCCACTTTCAGCGTTTACGATGAACGCCATGTTTACTCTTCGCTGAACAGGAAAGTTCCCATAGGCAACTTACCTTACAGCGTTGTGGTGGACAGAGTGTACCTCGACGCCACGGAAGGATCGTTGCAGTACACGGGCAATCCTCTCGATCTTGCGATCGTTGGGAACGGATATTTCTCAGTTCAGAGGAACAACGAAGTTCTCTACACGCGCGCGGGTAACTTCAAGCTCGACGCGGAAGGTTTCATCGTCAACGCTGACGGTTTCAGACTGCTCGATGTGAACAACGAACCGATACGTTTCGAAGATGGTTTTTCGATCGACGCGGAAGGTTACGTGAGAGATCACGCGGGTAACGTGGTGAGCAGGATCGCCGTGTACGGTTTCGCCTCACAGCAGAACTTGAAAAAGGTTGGCTATACACTCTTTTTGCCAACCGAAGAGAGTGGCCCAGCAGTTGCCGTAGAAGATTTTAGGATTCTTCCCGGATACGTCGAACTATCAAATGTGAACGCGGTGGCGGAGTTGGTCAAGATGGTCGAGCTGCAGAGACATTTCGAGATCACGCAGAAAATCGTACTCGCCGAAGATGAAATGCTGGCAAAACTGTTCTCCCAGCTCGCCACGCTCAGATGA
- the mreB gene encoding rod shape-determining protein, whose product MPKGDLGIDLGTASFIVYQRGKGIVIFEPSVVAISEKTGEIVAIGEEAKKMLGRTPESFKAVKPMKDGVIADYKVIEAVIREFINRTVKKSLFFKPELVIGIPTKATSVERRAVFEAALNAGARQVHVVTEPIAAAIGAGIDVMKSQGSMIVDIGGGTTDIAVISLGGVVVGDSIKLAGNVMDEAIVRFVRRKHGLVIGEPTAEQVKIKIGKVHASLESYEMEIKGRDAVTGLPRTDLITSEDVMETLKPLVETLIARIKMVLEKTPPELAADIIERGIVLTGGGALLRGLDMLMAEELGVKTVVAEDPITCVAKGTGILLEDPNLLKAVAVSYAR is encoded by the coding sequence TTGCCCAAGGGTGATCTTGGAATAGATCTTGGCACTGCAAGTTTCATAGTGTACCAACGAGGGAAAGGCATCGTGATATTCGAACCATCAGTGGTCGCCATATCCGAGAAGACCGGCGAGATCGTGGCCATCGGCGAGGAAGCCAAGAAGATGCTCGGCAGGACCCCAGAGTCTTTCAAAGCAGTTAAGCCGATGAAGGATGGGGTGATCGCCGATTACAAAGTGATAGAGGCGGTGATCAGGGAATTCATAAACAGGACGGTGAAAAAATCTCTCTTCTTCAAGCCTGAACTCGTGATAGGCATTCCAACGAAGGCCACGAGCGTTGAGCGGAGGGCCGTGTTTGAAGCGGCCCTGAACGCCGGCGCGAGGCAGGTGCACGTCGTCACCGAACCCATAGCCGCCGCTATAGGTGCTGGAATCGATGTGATGAAGTCTCAGGGTAGCATGATCGTGGACATAGGTGGTGGCACCACGGACATAGCCGTCATAAGCCTTGGAGGCGTCGTGGTGGGAGATTCCATCAAACTCGCTGGTAATGTGATGGATGAAGCTATCGTGAGATTCGTGAGAAGGAAACACGGTCTGGTCATCGGTGAGCCAACCGCTGAGCAGGTAAAGATAAAAATAGGAAAAGTGCACGCGAGCTTAGAATCGTATGAAATGGAGATCAAAGGGAGGGACGCCGTGACGGGCTTGCCGAGGACCGATCTGATCACGAGCGAAGATGTTATGGAAACGCTGAAGCCTTTAGTTGAAACGCTCATTGCAAGGATAAAGATGGTGCTCGAGAAGACCCCACCCGAGCTCGCGGCAGACATAATAGAGCGCGGCATCGTGCTAACGGGTGGAGGAGCACTCTTGAGAGGCCTGGACATGTTGATGGCCGAGGAGCTCGGTGTGAAAACCGTCGTTGCGGAAGATCCGATCACTTGCGTTGCGAAGGGAACAGGAATCTTGCTCGAAGATCCGAACCTTTTGAAGGCCGTCGCGGTGTCCTACGCGAGGTGA
- a CDS encoding RuvX/YqgF family protein, with protein MSVNLIAIDYGEKRCGIALGGNVPSRIFTVERSKVFEVLTRYDASTVVVGMPLSMSGRYSRQTFECIAFAEKIKKKFRKEVFLVDERLSSRMFQGRENVDGLSAAEIFERFVAHGTGIYKLREPEKVYDETIEEVHRCPGKLLIAHLSDTRLCRENCVVLQEEPYHAYLFHKRGCHVERDERFLEQFAPFDIIVTRRGSNLERFLKSGGRMVCL; from the coding sequence ATGAGTGTGAATCTCATCGCCATAGACTACGGGGAAAAAAGGTGTGGCATCGCTCTGGGAGGAAACGTCCCATCGAGGATCTTCACCGTGGAGAGATCGAAAGTCTTCGAGGTGCTGACCCGATACGATGCTTCGACCGTCGTCGTGGGGATGCCTCTGTCCATGAGCGGTCGATACTCTCGGCAAACTTTCGAATGTATCGCCTTTGCGGAGAAGATCAAAAAGAAATTTCGCAAGGAAGTCTTCCTCGTGGACGAGCGTCTGTCGAGTAGAATGTTCCAGGGAAGGGAAAACGTGGACGGTCTGAGCGCGGCCGAGATCTTTGAAAGGTTTGTCGCACATGGCACGGGTATATACAAGCTTCGTGAGCCAGAGAAGGTATACGATGAAACGATCGAAGAAGTCCATAGATGTCCAGGTAAGTTGCTCATCGCACATCTGTCCGACACGAGACTCTGCAGGGAGAACTGTGTTGTGCTCCAGGAAGAACCATATCACGCTTATCTTTTTCACAAAAGAGGCTGTCACGTCGAACGTGACGAAAGGTTCTTGGAACAATTTGCACCTTTTGATATCATTGTTACGAGGCGAGGATCAAACCTGGAAAGGTTCCTGAAATCTGGTGGACGAATGGTGTGCCTGTAG
- the recJ gene encoding single-stranded-DNA-specific exonuclease RecJ — translation MRWVVKRIDQDELKRLVSELGISEFIARLLINRGIKDPEKAIKFLDPSKHDLHDPFLLKDMDRAVQILLRAREQSEIVLVYGDYDVDGITGAAVLKEFLQRHGWKVVHYIPKRIDEGYGLQPQVLEAFRNEGAKVLVTVDCGVTAIDAVQIAKAMGYDVVISDHHETAETLPLADAILDPKRKDDEYPFKDLAGVGVAFKLISAVALQLSLDEEEVFRYLDLVALGTVADMVKLIDENRFIVKEGLERMRKTDRPGLALLLSRLQIVDPDSRDIGFRVAPKINAAGRLDAAHDAFDLLTTRDPTLASQLIDVLFEYNATRQEIESQIFEKAVEQIERGNLDKHPIIVVRGRDWHVGVIGIVAARLCHRYNKPVIVISEGDEGARASARSVSGVNLIDVLQPFLEYFEEFGGHPLAVGFSLEPESVDRFIEALRSYDIPLDDQSAVLEVDAILRLEDINENLIRELQRLEPFGHGNPEPLFLCEGVKIEAAKLFGQNQSNVRLIVSSNGKRFEATGFGVGHLFEMSLYEPTGMDVVFTIRGRVPTLYVVDAEVNERKLSLGRVTPQEPELRHRLNQLEQILEEPLTRNLFVFDLRMRNAFFYWLFTTRKERCAVISLNNILSTQLYHTLLRYFDRSIDYLNSLNQQVKNNHALMTLSYFLANLDEVLRRYDLFIINELAVFGELREEPEILSFFDVVSRMSDRFLAVSVKRPDWLYDLAMVLNLSPAYERLCRPTYGLLDSAGQIEDALNESNCFLFSDNKNLARFYRDISGMNQSVVVYSHSMKLNQRLSALSVIRKKKPKLLLSSTNTDGIPNLLGEEAQITVSDSPLTLFELLDAVSFDGTFQILNLTFSRDDVVRRKLEIEELFPDVDFIEKIVRDIGPRVQIAEFLDLLVERNYARNGSYAKIMLHVLEELGARQQNGNLDLSGIDTQRNSLRIGEGKLERQYFERFVEKFLLQRAKGIYKALSNPRVVI, via the coding sequence GTGAGGTGGGTAGTAAAGCGAATAGACCAGGACGAGTTGAAGAGACTCGTTTCGGAGTTGGGCATCAGTGAATTCATAGCCAGATTGTTGATCAATCGCGGGATCAAGGACCCCGAAAAGGCGATCAAATTCCTCGACCCATCCAAGCATGATCTACACGATCCATTTCTCCTGAAGGACATGGACCGGGCGGTTCAAATTCTTTTGCGTGCGAGAGAACAAAGCGAAATCGTCCTTGTGTACGGTGACTACGATGTCGATGGTATCACCGGTGCTGCCGTGCTCAAAGAGTTTCTTCAGAGGCATGGCTGGAAGGTTGTCCACTACATTCCAAAACGCATAGATGAAGGCTATGGATTGCAACCTCAGGTGCTGGAAGCTTTCAGAAACGAAGGAGCGAAAGTACTCGTCACGGTCGATTGTGGAGTCACAGCCATTGACGCCGTACAGATCGCCAAGGCGATGGGCTACGACGTCGTGATCAGCGATCATCACGAAACGGCAGAGACTCTGCCATTGGCGGATGCCATACTCGATCCGAAGCGAAAAGACGACGAATATCCCTTCAAAGACCTCGCCGGTGTTGGAGTGGCCTTCAAGCTCATAAGCGCCGTGGCTTTGCAATTGTCTCTCGATGAGGAAGAGGTCTTTCGGTATCTGGACCTGGTCGCGCTCGGAACCGTGGCGGACATGGTGAAGCTGATCGATGAGAACAGGTTCATAGTCAAAGAAGGTTTGGAACGTATGAGGAAAACCGATAGACCGGGTCTTGCGCTGCTGCTGTCGAGGCTTCAGATAGTCGATCCTGATTCCAGAGACATAGGTTTTCGCGTCGCTCCCAAGATCAACGCCGCGGGTAGGCTCGATGCCGCGCACGACGCCTTCGACCTTTTGACGACGCGAGATCCCACGCTCGCATCACAGCTGATCGATGTTTTGTTCGAATACAACGCGACCAGACAGGAGATCGAATCTCAGATCTTCGAGAAAGCGGTGGAACAGATCGAGCGTGGAAACCTCGACAAACACCCCATCATCGTGGTGCGTGGGAGGGACTGGCACGTTGGAGTCATTGGAATTGTTGCGGCACGTCTGTGCCACAGGTACAACAAGCCTGTGATAGTCATATCCGAAGGTGACGAAGGCGCCAGGGCCTCCGCTCGAAGCGTCTCTGGAGTGAACCTGATAGACGTCCTTCAGCCTTTCTTGGAATACTTCGAAGAGTTTGGGGGTCATCCCCTCGCAGTTGGATTCAGTCTCGAACCTGAGAGTGTTGATCGTTTCATAGAAGCTCTGAGAAGTTACGATATCCCCCTGGACGATCAATCGGCCGTGCTCGAGGTCGATGCGATTCTGAGGCTCGAAGACATAAACGAGAACCTGATTAGAGAGCTTCAGAGGCTCGAACCTTTTGGTCATGGGAATCCAGAACCACTGTTCTTGTGCGAGGGAGTGAAAATTGAAGCGGCGAAGCTTTTTGGGCAGAATCAATCGAACGTCAGATTGATTGTGAGTTCGAACGGGAAGAGGTTCGAGGCAACAGGCTTCGGTGTGGGACATCTGTTCGAAATGAGTCTGTACGAGCCCACTGGAATGGACGTCGTGTTCACCATCAGGGGCAGGGTACCGACACTGTACGTTGTTGACGCCGAGGTGAACGAGAGAAAGCTGTCACTGGGACGTGTCACTCCTCAGGAACCGGAGCTCAGACACAGACTCAATCAGCTGGAACAGATCTTGGAAGAGCCGTTGACAAGAAACCTGTTCGTTTTCGATTTGAGGATGAGGAATGCGTTCTTCTACTGGCTGTTCACGACGAGGAAGGAAAGATGTGCCGTGATTTCACTGAACAACATTCTCTCGACACAGCTCTACCATACACTTCTCAGATACTTTGATCGCTCGATAGATTATCTCAACTCTCTGAACCAGCAAGTCAAGAACAATCATGCTCTGATGACGCTCAGTTACTTCCTGGCGAACTTGGATGAGGTGCTCAGAAGGTACGATCTGTTCATCATCAACGAGCTCGCGGTATTCGGAGAACTCAGAGAAGAGCCAGAGATCCTCTCTTTCTTTGACGTGGTCAGCAGGATGTCTGACAGGTTCTTAGCGGTCAGTGTGAAGAGGCCCGACTGGTTGTACGATCTTGCCATGGTTCTGAACCTTTCGCCCGCTTACGAAAGGCTCTGCAGGCCGACGTACGGTTTGCTCGATTCTGCCGGCCAGATAGAGGACGCCCTGAACGAGTCAAACTGTTTTCTCTTCTCGGACAACAAGAACCTCGCCAGGTTCTACAGGGATATTTCTGGCATGAACCAGAGTGTGGTGGTTTATTCTCACAGCATGAAGCTGAACCAGAGACTCTCGGCTTTGAGTGTTATCAGGAAGAAAAAACCTAAACTCTTGCTGAGCTCCACGAACACCGACGGTATTCCCAATTTGCTTGGAGAAGAAGCCCAGATAACTGTTTCGGACAGTCCTCTGACTCTCTTCGAGTTGCTCGACGCCGTTTCCTTCGATGGTACGTTCCAGATTTTGAATCTGACCTTCTCACGGGACGATGTTGTCAGAAGAAAGCTGGAAATAGAAGAACTGTTTCCTGACGTCGATTTCATCGAGAAGATCGTTCGTGATATCGGTCCGAGGGTACAGATTGCGGAATTTCTGGATCTTCTGGTTGAGCGAAACTATGCGAGGAATGGCTCTTACGCAAAGATAATGCTCCATGTGCTCGAAGAGCTTGGTGCCCGTCAACAGAATGGAAATCTGGATCTGTCCGGTATCGACACGCAGAGAAATTCACTGAGAATCGGTGAGGGCAAACTGGAGAGGCAATACTTCGAACGATTCGTCGAAAAATTCCTTCTCCAGAGAGCCAAAGGTATCTACAAGGCTTTATCCAACCCGCGGGTAGTGATATGA